The genomic stretch CTGAAGCTAATATTTCTTCAAGAGCCTCTCTTTCTAGTTTTCTAAAGTAAATTTCTCCCTTTTTTTCAAAAATCTCAGGAATGGTTAATTTATTCCTTCTTGAAATCTCTTTATCAAGATCAATCAATCTAAAATCTATTTTATCGCTTAATATTTTGGAAATGTGAGATTTGCCACTTCCCATATATCCTATTAGTGAAATTATCATGAATTTTTTTTAAACAAATTTGCGAAAAAGTTTTGAGATAAAGAAAAAAGTCATATCTTTGCACCACTTAAAACAAGGGACATTGCTTAAATGAAAACTTGTTGATAAAGTGGCCGACTCGGTAGCTCAGCTGGTAGAGCAATACACTTTTAATGTATGGGTCCTGGGTTCGAATCCCAGCCGGGTCACTAGCAATAAATTTTACAAATTTTGTAATTTTATTGCCTGCGTGGTGAAATTGGTAGACACGCCATCTTGAGGGGGTGGTTTCCTAAGGATGTGCTGGTTCGAGTCCAGTCGCAGGCACTGCAAAGAAAATTTAATAATTAGGAATAATTATTTATATTTATTCCCAATTGTGGCCGACTCGGTAGCTCAGCTGGTAGAGCAATACACTTTTAATGTATGGGTCCTGGGTTCGAATCCCAGCCGGGTCACAAGTTTACTGAAAAGTAAATTTTTTTCATATTAATATTTTGTGATTTGGTGTTTCAAAGGCTTCCTTCCGGAGGCCTTTGATTTTTTATTATATAAGGATCAATATTTGATTTTGGAGCATCCACATGAAAAACTCTGACCAGCCAATGATCAGAGTTCTGTTTTTATTAAGAATCACTCTTTAAGAATAATGTTAATCCAGATGCATATTGTCAATTAGTCTCACTCCATCTACAACAACAACTATAAATGCTCTGAAATGTCTGTCTTTATAGAAGAAATCGGTTTCCTGTAAGGTGTTTTCATCCGCAATAAGAAAATATTCCAATTGCATTCCCTGTTGATTGTCAAAAATATCTGTTACTCTTTCTTTGATTTCAGGAATGCTCACCGTTCGGAACCAGTCATTTACTTTTTTTAAAGTTTCATAAATGATTTTTGAAGCCTCTTTTCGGTCTTCGTGAAGTCTTTGGTTTCGTGAACTTAAGGCAAGTCCATTGTCTGCTCTGTAAATAGGAACCCCTTTTATTTTAACGGGCAGGTGTTTTTTATCAGTCATTTTTCTGATAATGGCCAATTGCTGGAAATCTTTTTCTCCAAAATAAGCATTGTCTGGCTTTATCTGTCTGAATAATTCCTCTACAACAGTTCCTACACCATCAAAGTGACCTGGTCTGGATTTTCCTTCCATTTCATTTTCCAGCCCATCAAAATCATAATGCTGGCTTTCTGTCTTTTCAGGGTAAATATCTGTAACTTCAGGAATATAAACAGCATCTACAAGTCCGGATTTTTCCAGGATCAGGATATCTCTATTGATGTCTCTAGGGTATTTTTCAAGATCCTCCGGGTTATTAAATTGAGTTGGATTTACAAAAATTGAAGAAATAACAAGGTCATTCTCCTTTTTTGCTTCTTCATACAGGGAAAGATGCCCCTTGTGCAGAGCTCCCATCGTAGGGGCAAAGCCAATTCTTTTTCCCATTTCCTTCTGTCTTTCAATGAAATCCTGAAGGTTTTTCCTGTTTTTTATAACTTCCATAGTTTATTTTAATACTTATTCAAAAATACTAAAAATATAATATAATAAAATGTGTTTTTACCAATTTGCTAAAGGGAATTTTCGTAAAAAAATGTTAATTAAAATAATGTTGGATGTTTTTTTGTAATTTTGCACATTAAAGCATTTTTACAAAAATTAGATAGAAAGTTTATGCCGAATCAAAAAATACTGTACATTACTACAGAGATGTATCCATACCAGGAAGATACAAATATGGCCGCTGTGGTAAACAAAATGGCGCTTAAGATGCACAATGAAGGCAATGATGTAAGAGTTTTTATGCCAAGATTTGGACAAATAAGTGAAAGGAAATTCCAACTTCATGAGGTGATCCGTCTTTCAGGGATGAATATTATTATCAATGACCTGGATCAACCCCTTATCATTAAAGTAGCGT from Chryseobacterium indologenes encodes the following:
- the panC gene encoding pantoate--beta-alanine ligase, giving the protein MEVIKNRKNLQDFIERQKEMGKRIGFAPTMGALHKGHLSLYEEAKKENDLVISSIFVNPTQFNNPEDLEKYPRDINRDILILEKSGLVDAVYIPEVTDIYPEKTESQHYDFDGLENEMEGKSRPGHFDGVGTVVEELFRQIKPDNAYFGEKDFQQLAIIRKMTDKKHLPVKIKGVPIYRADNGLALSSRNQRLHEDRKEASKIIYETLKKVNDWFRTVSIPEIKERVTDIFDNQQGMQLEYFLIADENTLQETDFFYKDRHFRAFIVVVVDGVRLIDNMHLD